In Porites lutea chromosome 8, jaPorLute2.1, whole genome shotgun sequence, the genomic stretch TCTACGTTTTGCGTGTCTTAATGAAATCAGGCCTCCCACCAGCCGATCTCATTCAGGTTTATTGTAGCCTTGTGCGGCCCATTATAGAATATGTATCTCCGGTGTGGGCAGCGTTACCCAACTGTCTGGTTCAATTGGTGCATGGAAAGCGTGCAGAAGTCTGCACTAGGAATCATTTTTCCAGATTGCTCTTACGAGTCGGCACTAGTGCGCTGTGGCTTGCCTACACTGTTGTCGCGCCGTGATGAGGCTTGCAGGCGTTTTATATCTAACATCAAGGAGTCCGGGTTCCTTTCACACCTGCTGCCGCAGCCCACGAATGTCGCTCATGGGTACGGGTTGAGGTCGGGTTTTTCCCGTTCTGAATTCCGGTTTGTCAGAACGGACCACCTcagtaattttgttacccacaGTTACAATagatttaattgtttttgcctTCTTGCCATGTGTAATTATGTGTTCTGCTTATTCTTGACCCCCCTTGTAATTTAGTGTTATACACTACCAAAGGGTTTAATaaactgattattattattattattattactatttccCTACTTCATCTTATGTAGCAGAGATCACTCATCTATTTGCAGGCGCAGATTGAGGCAGCTTAAGAATGCCTACAGATATATTTGTCTCCCTTTCCCATGTTATTGCTTAAACTTGACTGTATGTCTACCAGTGTGTGAAAGTCGGTAACCAATCCTCAATTACTCGTATACAGACAGAGATCGCCACAGTGGAGCAGGTGCTGGGGGATCTTAGGGGACGTGAAAATTGCCCACTTTGAGCTTGTTTATGTGCGGTAGATAAAACTTttcgaaatattaaaatattcaatgattttctagctttttaaagttaaatcatcattatttttttatatatcagAATGCCAGAATTATGCAAGTCTTAACAGTTATACCAGAAAGATTACCTACTACACTTCTTACCGCGGTTATTGTGACAGTGGAATCGGACCTGGATGGTTCCGTTTCGAAGGGTCCGCCGGTACAAGAATGCCAACTTCATGTCAACCATATTACAGATGTGGGACTCAAGTTACAAACTGGATAAATGGTGGACACCCTACAGTAGCAGACGGTCAGGTCAGCAGGCAGGTGTGTTTCCACTGGACATCAacctgctgtgattggtcaacaAACATCAAAGTGAGGAATTGTGGTTCATATTATGTGTACTATCTTAATGGTATACCTGTTTGTAATGGCCGTTATTGTGGTACTGATTAATCACAAGGCGCAAGGAGAGCATTACATGTTATCTTAAGTTTCACTCAAAGTGGCTTTCATTCTTtcttgtattaaaaataaaggaGAGAGGAATAAAATAAGGTAAGATAACATGGTCCGGTTTGCAAGGTTTATAAAGTGTGTTACAAATTAATATGAAGATAAATAGTCCTACTCTTAGGCTGctttaaaataacaacaattaaGCAAAAAGTAGTAATGGAACTTACTAGGAAGTCAAACAATCCCTTTGCCTTACAGCTAAATTAGGATGGACAACAATGACATACAGTTAAGAAGTCAGtgtacagaaagaaaaatattgttaacttaaaatttcatgttgaTTGGTATAGGGGCATTGACGTGGCTCACACTCTTATTATGAACAAATTAACCAGGATATAAATTAAGGCATTTTGGCCAACGATAATTTGCTTAGTCAAATGACTGTACTACAGCCTAGTTTACTCTTTACAGCTGCTAGGTAATTAACTAACAAAACctcaaaatattgaaatactgATCTACGAGAGGTTTACTCTACAATAAAGAAGTTGCAGCATTACAGAAAAGTCTCAGTTCTTCTCCAACCTTGGGACGTGGAAATTAGACCCTGTACCTCTGGCAGTAATAACGAGTGCCAGCAGCGAGCCAGTCGCTCTACCGAATTGCAATTTCCCCCGTCGATAACTTCCATTACCAGATCACTATTTGCTAATTCTCGCGTCCTCGCGAAGAGCTTTTAATTAGTTCCGGTAATTTCCTTAATTTCAACAGAAGCTCCCTTATAGAAGtcatatgggtatgtgccgcctcaAAGGGTAaggtttttttgcctttttggtctgaaaacggttcaagactttgcccattttggtctggaatcgggtacaGTTTTCAAGGGAGCTACGGTGGTGCTTGAACATATTTGTCGATTGGGTTTAAATGAATAAGATATAAACCcataatatgcgaattcgaaatggattttaagaaatatttttttgttggcgttctcATCTCTGTAATGGTGATATAATTTGCCTTTTTGTTAAGCATGTATGTTGCGTTTTGTGACCGCCTCCAGGTTTAAAAACTGgaatggattttagaggtcagatctgaaaacgggtgtggaaaatgacatgttttggtctgaagtagggtcaggatttggagaaccgggcggcacacccccttCAATGATTCTTAGGAGcagccacccccccccccccccccccccaggtgttactgacaagtttttttttttcggttagCTGCTTGTGTATTTGACATTCTTGTACTTCCTGGGTTACCTTAATATCCTAACCTTCATTACAGTTTTTTCCAAACGTTTTTACTATGAATATTCTTCGCTTTCTTTGTCACTATACCACATGGAAaatgctttgtacggtatttccGAGATCGCTGCTTTTGTATCAGAAATGTCACTCTTTCGACACCTTACGCCCGCACTTTCCACGAAGTGTGTATAACCTATGTTGCAGGCGCATGGAACTAGTATGAGGTGCGAGAAAGGGACATATGCGGGCGAGGAGAGAGGGAGCTAGCCTCCCTACAGCGATGGTTCAGTTCTGTGTCATAATTTCTGCTCCTTTCCACCTCCGGGCTTACTTCTGAGTCCCACACCTTAATTTTCTGACTCTTTTGAGAGTAAGGGTTTCAACGGATACTTTACCTGGGCCCAATAATAAACCATGCAGCCCCCCTCACAATCCTCTCTCCTCCCCCTTTAACTTTTTTGTGACGTGCTCAGGTTTACCGGGAGAAAAGTTTTAAGGAAGGCCAATATATGTGCTCTGTCATAACATGACATAGCAGAAACTAAGAGAGGATTAGAGAAGCCCCCAATTCTCTCTTATAAAGGTCGAGGGCTCAGAGGCCCGATTTAAACAATTGTAGCAATGCAAGCGGCCTGGTTTGCTTTAGTCAAGGGCTGGATTTTCGGTACCAGCGTTCAGTAACTGATTAGTCAGATGACCTTACGAGTCATAATCGGTTAAAATATACAATACAAAGGAAAACGTGGagacaaaaaaatcaagactaaAGCAAAAATTGGGAAATGTGCCATACCTTTGTTAGTAAACATGCAATTCGTGCAGTGCGGGTGGCTTTGATGTTTTTAGGGATGACCTTCTCCTTTAGTCCTGAAGTTCAGATTActaaaaattattgtaaaaacacaaTGAAATACACTGGGGTTACATTGGGAAGAATAATATAGTGCTAACAAAAGGTCATattagaattttcgaaaagaaaaatgaaccaGAGCGTACTGAGAAAGATTGAATCATTAATCACGCAAGCGTTAGCAGCAATTTGAACTGACCATTTTCTCTTAGAATAACAGCGTGAACTTCAATTCATTCAAATTATGACACTGCCCCCACCCAAGGGTGGTGAAATATATTTGGTCTTTAAGACcgatcttatttttttttttaatcagaaaaaaaaaataataataataaaagcgtACTGTGAGCAAATCCTGCGTTGAAAGCGCTGGGTAGATGAATGGGGAGGGAATAGGAGGTAGCTAGGCACGTTAAAGTCACCTTTTTTGTGTTGGAACCACCACTTGTGCAATCTAATCTCGCCATTAGCTCTCAGCTTTGGATTGTGGACAGTCCTTCAAGGATTTTTTTGTTAGGTGTCACTTTCAAAAGGGATGAATTCGAAGAACTCGAATGGTCTAGCATTTTAATCTAAATTGAAACTATTCAGTTTTGGAGAAACAACTTTCTTTAGTAGCCTCCTACTTCTTTGTTGGTCTAAATCAGACATCACAAATATCAAACCAtacttaaaagtttaaaagctATGGAAAGCTTAATTCGTTAAAAGGATTGAACGCTATAATCTTGTCTTAGCTTCCAACACTTACACACagagaaacaaaggaaaaaaaaactgaaacatgGAATGGTAGTGGTAATGCATTTCTTAAACAATCACTTTGTATGGCTATGGAATGGCAGTGATTGAACTTGTTTTTACTTCTTCTTGATGATCAAGATTTTCTGTGCACATTTTGAGAAAATGGAATAAACCGTCAATGACCTTTGCAATTTCAGACACAAAAGAAGTTGCGCAACTCTTGACACTTTACTAGTAAAGAAAAATAGTACATCACGGGAAAGTTGAATTAAAGCGAAAAGTTACAGTGAAACATTTAATATGCAGCTGGAGAAGTTGTCTATAGAGGAAAAGGGGAATAAGGTAAGTATATGCAAAAATTCCCATTATTTTTTGGGACAGATACTTAGTACGATGGATAAGTGAAGGGAAGATGTTTATTCAAAGCGTCAGGATTAAACCACTAAGGGGCAAAACAGTGAGAGGGGGAGAAATACTTGGAGGGAACAGGGGCCTGAGGGAGTTCACGTAAGTTCTAcctcctttctttctttggtCATTTTTCTGTGAAATCAGAATGATTTACTGCAATACTTAGGCCAATTGTCCGACGAGTGTTTCCCCCCTTTACTCGACCTTAACTTCAGgactttgataaattttgtccatttttgGTAATTTGGTGCTTCACGGCTCCATCATCTGTCCACGCAACAGAAATGATGCCTTCACGTAAAGACAATCTGTATATTATTCGCATGAGAGGAAGCATTTCCTCAGTTAAGCCAAGATGGTGGGAGAGCAACACCTTCCGTTCGTCCTCTACGCGGTATGCACTGCTGTGCTTCTTGCGCAAGGAAGTCAAGGTACCATGAAGTATTTGcttattgaaatgttttaagAATATGCTTTTAAAGCTGATATTTGATGGTAATTTTCTACGGTAAAATTCATGAAAGATTCATTTCAAGAAAGAACGCGGGAATGGGGGATGGAGCGCGCAATGAAAGCGCAAGTTACTGAACTATGTTCAAGGCCATTGCGTAGAAGGcgttttgaaattattaaaaaatatattgcaGCCACCGTAAATAGCCCAGAGGCAACGGGAGCTTACTTTTACTAAGACACTTTTCTTCTCTTATAGCAATCAGTTTCAAAGCTGGAAAAACCGACATCACCGTCAAAAGTCAAGGGTTGTTCGTTTGTGAGACAATCACATTTGCTGAATCGTTCTCTGGTGGAAAGCAAGTAAAAGTCTTTGCTTCCTTTGGTCACTCACTTAACAACCAGGCCCGTGGCAATGGTGCTGCTATTTGGGTGGAAGCGGCAGATAGAACTCAATTCCTCGCTTGTATCTACGAGTACAGCAACGGCTCAAATTCAACTGCTGAGATAAACTGGATTGCCCTACAATCTGCTCCCAAAGGAGCACAACTAGGAACCACTTCCCTGGACTCTTGGACTACCGGAACAGAATGTAAAAAGATCGACTTTCCTCAGGTACGTTCCATTTTGCTATGATTACCTACAAGCTAGGTGCCCATGGGGTATtaacctaaaaagaaaaaaacagaagaaactgGCGAGTTATGTAAGGTATAGTTAAAGGATGTAACTCACGACCGCAAATGCTGTTCAATCAATAAATTGACGTCACTTAAGTTTCAAGTTCAATTACCTATAAACACTGTACATGCTATTATGCACGGACTTCGTGATTTAACAGGAAATGACGATAAAAATCTAAAAGGTGAATCGTTCGTTTGTTTTAATTGCAGAAAGATTAATACAATGAAACAGCTTACTTTgtactttgatcttttgttgCGCGGCTCTccctctttgttttcctttattttgtttggctgttgttgtttttttctttttctttttggaatGCGCAGCATTATAACTATGACAGATGTCCTCTCCATGACCCACACTGGCCTACTCAGATTATCTTCTACCCCCACTCCTCGACCTCAAACCCTCTCACTCTTTCATCCGTATTTGATTAATATTACACTCTCATATATACGAGTCGAAAAGGAATAAGACATTGGCATTAGAAGTCAGGCTTACGCTCGCCGTCGTAAATCTATTTAGAGAATCTTTCATGAGATATAATCATTAAACACGgtacacaaaatgaaattaaattatttagGAAAGATATTAGAAGATATAACTTGtatttttggccaaatttgttttgtaatttagaTAACTTTACACAAAGTAATCATATTTTACGATAGCTggtactgtttgtaaaatatttttgtccTTCTCTCACGGCTTCAATGTGTCTCATTtcaaaagaagttttttttctatatcTGGGTGAAAGTCCGTCTAATATTGTGAATCGCGCGTTAATAAATCCGaaagatttttgttgttgttgttgcagctgctgctgttgttgttgtacagAGATGAAGCACTGTTCCCTGattataatttttgttgtttacaccCTGATGAATGAGTTGtaactttcctttgtctttttattattatttttttttttggcagggtCCTTTAACtcattcatatttttttctttcctcattTAAAGCGTTTTGCGGCTCCTCCAATCGTACTTGCGACTCCTGGTCACCAGTTTCCTAAGAGACCTCAAGACGCCATGGCAGTCTGGGTGGAGGAGTTGACCgaagacagttttaaaatctgtCTTAGAGAAGTGAAAATTTTCGACGGACTTCACAAAGGCATTACTATTGTAAGCAGagttaaaatactttttaaagaCCTGTATCCAATTGCATCGACTTTTCTTAGCTACACATATATTGTATTGTATACAAATTTACGAGAATACTTACAAAAATGAATAGTGGAACTATAACCATacatttttagttttgaaatatcattccTCGCAGTTATTCCTTTATTAGAGCCTAAACTGCATAAAAAAGGACAAGTATGTGTATAAAATACCTACAGTTACAACAAAGTAATTGATTCTATTGGAACCACTGTCAAGACATTTcgtgaaaaaaatcaaacaaaaaccaaatcaaaagaaacaaaaactttgcaatCAAATCTCTGTTACCATGTGTACATGAGTAAAGGTACTCAAATTAAATCTTACTATAACGTTTTATAAAATGATATACTTAGGTTATCGACTCAGTAATCGTCTTATTAAATTATAATCAGGTTCCTACTTGGGTAAAACTTCGATAGGGGTAGGCCCCATGCCGTGGATAACTGACTGACTAAcctaaaaatgtctttttttcgttgttgtagAACTGGATGGCTTATACAAACCTTGGAGTCGATAACTTCACCTTATCTGACAGTCTTGTGTTTACAAGCAACAACTTGCCATCTCAACAGATTGACTATGCCTTTTGCCAGGTAAAGTGTAATatactgttattacttacttacttaattaactgattaattatttttttattcattcgttTTTTGAGGATTTACAATTGTACCATGAATTTCACTTATGTATTCTAAACGAGACATCCTCTCTTAAGCAAAAACGTAGTTAAAtaaatggtgatgataatgatcatggtgatgatgttgttgttgttggtgatgattatgatgatgatgaacttaaCTATGACGCGTTTTTAAGTTCATTGAGTTGACTCGAGAGAAAACGGAACTTCCTTTCTTAATACTTGGCTCTTTTCATTTAGTCATTtattaactgcaaaaaaaaatgacgGTAAAAagctttatatttttgtttcagaaaatcAACTTTACAGATCAATTCTACGCTCCCCCAGTGGTAATGGTGACAGCTGAACGAGTTAACAACGATTCACATTTGTCCGGATGTAACGCAATCACTGCTTGGGTCGaggtaaggaaaaaaaacagactgGTCGACAGCATACTTTACCCTAGTTTAGTCGGGGTGTTTTTTGAACTACTACAAAATCACACATCAAGTGTTATAGTATTTTTCAAAGGAATTGCTAATTACATGAATAAACTTTTCACGCGAAAAAATCATATGAAAATAAGGTAGACAGTTAGACATCAGATCCTCTAATTAATTCCTTAACTCTGAATTTTTCGTGGATGTGGTTAACCTTACAGTTTTCGTTTCACCGACTGTTTTGGGAgatttttcaaactgttttgtGTAGCAATTAATAATTGTTAATGTTCCACTCCTAGTACACGTCCACCGCAGATACGGAAATTTGTGTCCGAACTTACGATGCCAAGAGCAAGCAGACCATAAAAGTAGATTATCTGATTATTGGAGGtaggtattttaaataattaagtgCTAGCTTCTAAACTATTCTGACTCTTCATAGCCTGCAAGTGTAAATGACCCAGTTTGGAAGATGTTTTGAACCATTTCATCTTAGACGTCGATGAAGTTCAAACCAAAGTAGCAATTCAACCTCATCTTGTCCATTGCAGTCTACGTATATCAGAAACGCTTGGTTAAAGAGAGTTTTTTCTATACAAACttattgtaacaaaagaaaacgtttcggCATAAATCAAGAGTTCAATTTCCAGTgtcattgtttcttttgttttggaaCACCGAAATGGCCGTCGAGACGTCATAATTATGAAAAACGCTCTCTATGTTTTGCATACATATGATAATTAcgcattttttgttgttcacagACTTGGATCCTTGTATAGATGTACTGTGTGACTATCATGGTTTATGCAAGGCTTTTGGACCATACGATGCCCGCTGTGTGTGCATAGACAGTTGCCCACAATACCAAGAACCTGTCTGTTCTTCCAACGGAACGACGTATGACAACACGTGTCTCTTTAAGCAGGAAATGTGTTTACTGCAGCTGAACTACACAGTGCAGCATCCTGGTAGTTGTGAAGGTATTAGACTCCTCAATAGTTATTCATGGTCACTTAATCCTGTGGAGGGTGGGTACTTTCTAAAACAGCTTCCGTACGAAAAAGGGGTACTTATTCAcccttcaggtatataaaagggtagggaatttTAGTGGTTTAAGTGTATGAAAGGGAAGAGAAACCTGCCATTTCGTTCCGTAAAAGGGCTCAAAAAGGCTAACAGCACTGGTTCTGTAAATCAATTATATTCAAAATACAGTGAATTCACAGTAGTTAAAAGggaagcaaatttcacaactaggcatgtgaaaggggtaccatttgtcgaGAGAAGGAATACCTCTTCTGTCTAAAAATGGCATATGACATAATATAGAAGGATAAGGAGCTGGACCTAGGAGCGGAGCCTTCTCGAAAAAAACTTTGTAGACTCCCCCAGACTCGCCTGTAAACCCGGTTTAAATGTAGACGGCTTTGGAATATCTGAAGACTTAACGAAGTCATTTTAGTAAAgctgattatttttgttttctttataataaCAATTAAACATTCAGAAAGGTCTATAAATCAAATAGTTCACTCTAAAACATAACCATttggctttctttttctcttgacAGGATTCCCATTTCAGCGTGATAGGCGTCACATGCCTCACATACCATCCCTGGGATACTCTCATTGTCAAGTAATTCGTTTCCGACCATTTGTGTTCTATCCTGACAAACCCATTCAAGTGCAGATAACTGTCAATCACATCGATACCAGTGATATGAACTATGTCCATGACGCCGCTGTGTCGTGGATTGAAGATGTGACCTACGAACAATTCACTGCGTGCGTGATGGCGGCTGGGTATAACGAGCGCAAGTCACGTGCCAATATGTCCATAGACTGGATAGCTTATCAGGGAGCCCCAGTGGGTGGGGTCACTGGAGAGGTGCGCATGTCACAGTGGTGGACTGGGACAACATGCAAGACAGTGAATTTTCCGTCGGTAAGCTTTTTTCCTGTTAAATTTCCCATTACACATTTTACTCGTTTTATTTTAGAGTCTTTGTCTGTATGCCATCTTCTTcgaaaagtcgccaattttaGAAATTTCTTCAGTAATACTCTCAGACATGAGTGCGTTTTTTACTTTGacataattattacaataactAAAAGGCCATAATGTATCAGTCATTTTTATGACCAGTTTCTTGACCAAAAGATTCAAGATCTTCCTGACACTTTCTAATAAAGGGAACAAAAAGATAGATTGGTGACCCCGTCTAAGGTAGAATATATGGAAACGAACTTCGATTTAACGAAATCTCGTCATAGCGAACAAATATTGCCAGTCCCGAGTATCATTTAGTTTGTTCAAATTTAGACCAGCTTCTCGCTTCTGTTTAGACTTTTCCTACGTGAAGAAGAGGAAATCAGAGACTTCTTTCTGTCCTCTGTCATCGGAAAAAAATCGTTACATTCGCGTCTATTCATAGAGTCCTTTATACAAAACTACAACAGGTCCTTCACAACCTAGCAAGGAAACGTTTTGTATACTTTACAACCCAGCAAGGgaaggttttgtaatttatacCTTATAACTATTTAATTCGATTATCtccaaagattttcattttctttataacATGGCTTGCCCTAAGAAACTAATACAATTACATATTCTTTCTCTCCCTCTTTCTCTGTGGGTTTAGTTTTCCAAGGAGCCTTCAGTTTTTGTAACCGTTGCGCATCACCATGCCGGACTGAAGAGAGACGCCGCCAGTATTTGGTTGGAGGATATTTCGCTATCATCATTCAAGCTATGTTTGAGAGAGCTACAAAATTACGCAGGCTCACATGAAGATATCTATGTTGTATGTAGTATTCATCTTTATTTCTACCTGTCTCTCAGACATACATGTATCACCCGGCTTTGTGACGGAGCAGTGACGTTTCtgttttctattattttttagaACTGGTTGGCCTTCTTGTCTCTTCACAAGCCCCTGTTCTCGGAGCACAGCTCAATCTATTTTCCAAACTCTCAGTCACCAGGAGCCTGGAACAATAACGCTTTCTGCAGGGTCAGTATTATTAATTTCTTGCTATACTTCCAAGTTAAGTTTTAGCTACACATTAACCTATTTAACGTGCgttcattgttttatttatttatttatttatttacttatttaggACATTTCTTTTACCAAAGTGTACAAGAATGCCCCAAGTGTATTTGTTTCAGCGAATCACACTTCCAGTGGGGGAGGCCTGGATCCAATGCACAATTCCATAACCGCTTGGGTTGAGGTGAGTCAGAGTTCGATTCTGCGtagttaaggtgtttcgatacagtttttcagaggccataccgatatttttcagtcgctttaaaagtgtttttttccttgtccgatcggtatgaaattttcaccaataattagctatggattgaaatttgtcaaaatgtaggttttagtaaaagcgatattactatgacaacaataaacaaaaaactttgaaagtgaTAAAAGCCCAATTTTGCGcaatctagaccagctactgaaaatccaacactaggaacttaaagtttggtgtttagcaaataacctccgtaaaAAGTAAACAATTCTGTAAGTTTGAATTCGACAGAAACGAAAAtgtatttcaaaccttaaattttaagtagccgtgatagattatttaataaatacgttataaatgactgaaattattcttaagtagcgtcagaatgctgcttaatataa encodes the following:
- the LOC140946634 gene encoding uncharacterized protein translates to MVGEQHLPFVLYAVCTAVLLAQGSQAISFKAGKTDITVKSQGLFVCETITFAESFSGGKQVKVFASFGHSLNNQARGNGAAIWVEAADRTQFLACIYEYSNGSNSTAEINWIALQSAPKGAQLGTTSLDSWTTGTECKKIDFPQRFAAPPIVLATPGHQFPKRPQDAMAVWVEELTEDSFKICLREVKIFDGLHKGITINWMAYTNLGVDNFTLSDSLVFTSNNLPSQQIDYAFCQKINFTDQFYAPPVVMVTAERVNNDSHLSGCNAITAWVEYTSTADTEICVRTYDAKSKQTIKVDYLIIGDLDPCIDVLCDYHGLCKAFGPYDARCVCIDSCPQYQEPVCSSNGTTYDNTCLFKQEMCLLQLNYTVQHPGSCEGFPFQRDRRHMPHIPSLGYSHCQVIRFRPFVFYPDKPIQVQITVNHIDTSDMNYVHDAAVSWIEDVTYEQFTACVMAAGYNERKSRANMSIDWIAYQGAPVGGVTGEVRMSQWWTGTTCKTVNFPSFSKEPSVFVTVAHHHAGLKRDAASIWLEDISLSSFKLCLRELQNYAGSHEDIYVNWLAFLSLHKPLFSEHSSIYFPNSQSPGAWNNNAFCRDISFTKVYKNAPSVFVSANHTSSGGGLDPMHNSITAWVEYVNTTGARVCLKELYKSKYDPLSVSYTVLSDICQPRWSFFGGYCYFTSRACALWLTAESNCSTMSSNLVTVHNQEENVYIQHRHNGERSWIGLNDRSVEGSFVWTNKEISKFRFWAPQQPNDWKNEDCVHTLGARRGYTWNDVPCTNCYNYTCFKDLDECTTGSHSCDINSVCQNTVGSYKCSCNAGYTGDGKPCNDIDECSTNSHSCDVNAVCSNTVGSYACACKGGFTGDGKTCSDIDECSTNSHGCDVNAVCSNTVGSYACACKAGFTGDGSTCTDIDECASGTHNCHSSLASCTNTVGSFSCSCNNPYTGNGRTCNLPSECQNYGSLNSYTRKITYTTNNYYCDNGIGPGWFRFEGSAGTRMPTSCPPTYKCNTAATGWLNGGHPTVADGQVSGTVCFHYVNSGCCQWSTNIKVRNCGSYYVYYLNGTPGGACHLRYCGTN